Proteins encoded by one window of Coleofasciculus chthonoplastes PCC 7420:
- a CDS encoding alpha/beta fold hydrolase, translated as MGIFPAPKFKRFTLERFQLESGVVFPQVNLAYRISGTPSSQPPIVTCTAFSQSYYDLAYLRGAKLALDPKKDWIIHTELLGNGRSSSPSNTPPPFKGVNFPAVTIRDNVNLQSALLNYLNVNRIRAVVGASMGGQQAIQWAVSYPDRVEKAVVIAGSCRATWHVRLFLNSLATCIRSDPAFQEGNYTEPPLLGLSRMSEAWAPWAFSPEFYSLQVYQRYPDTQANSLDEFLAKWRTRYHEKDANDLLCHFQTWANHDVSLTPGMDGCLEKALKSIKAEVLFLPIRTDAYFAVADVTAEAALIPHAQVMVLNSVYGHAAAFGRDKSDRTQLNQAIANFLHQDINPSLMG; from the coding sequence ATGGGTATTTTTCCAGCACCTAAGTTTAAGAGGTTTACACTTGAGCGCTTTCAATTGGAATCTGGTGTTGTATTCCCTCAGGTTAATTTAGCTTATCGAATTAGTGGTACACCTTCATCACAACCGCCAATTGTAACTTGTACGGCTTTTTCTCAAAGTTATTATGATTTGGCTTATCTGCGGGGTGCTAAGTTGGCGTTAGATCCGAAAAAAGATTGGATTATTCACACGGAGTTGTTGGGGAATGGGCGCAGTAGTTCGCCAAGTAATACGCCACCACCGTTTAAGGGTGTGAATTTTCCGGCGGTAACGATTCGGGATAATGTGAATTTACAATCTGCACTTCTCAACTACCTTAATGTTAATAGGATTCGGGCTGTGGTTGGTGCGAGTATGGGGGGACAACAGGCAATTCAATGGGCGGTAAGTTACCCGGATAGGGTGGAAAAGGCTGTGGTTATTGCCGGAAGTTGTCGGGCTACTTGGCATGTTCGTCTATTTCTTAATAGTTTAGCAACCTGTATTCGTTCTGATCCAGCGTTTCAGGAGGGCAATTATACAGAACCTCCTTTGCTTGGGCTGTCACGAATGTCTGAAGCTTGGGCGCCTTGGGCTTTTTCGCCAGAGTTTTATTCTTTACAGGTGTATCAAAGGTATCCTGATACTCAGGCAAATTCGTTGGATGAATTTTTGGCGAAATGGCGCACCCGCTATCATGAAAAAGATGCGAATGACCTATTATGTCATTTTCAAACTTGGGCAAATCATGATGTTAGTTTGACGCCGGGTATGGATGGATGTTTAGAAAAGGCTTTGAAGAGTATAAAAGCAGAGGTTCTCTTTCTACCCATTCGCACGGATGCCTATTTTGCTGTGGCTGATGTCACCGCAGAAGCCGCACTCATTCCTCATGCCCAAGTTATGGTGCTAAACTCAGTCTATGGTCATGCGGCGGCGTTTGGACGAGACAAGAGCGATCGCACTCAACTCAATCAGGCGATCGCGAATTTCCTCCATCAAGACATCAACCCTTCTCTCATG